From the Deinococcus misasensis DSM 22328 genome, one window contains:
- a CDS encoding metallophosphoesterase family protein: MKLAFISDIHANIHALQAAWRVIQDSRVDQVIALGDLVGYGASPAECIEFVRNHNVTCGLGSSDLRVSFEGVAKAERRKGISEEVLEWTRGVLSKDDKLYLQSFSPTGRLMTPYGRLRYCHGSPLSPEGRLDLSQGTKTLEDMLTSLNCKILVCGGSHIPMVRELRNGGYVVDPGSVGLTLNREPGADVCIMDIGEQEVKIKMHKVVYDFHAAAFDILAWNLPPVLVQVIQTGKFS, from the coding sequence ATGAAACTGGCCTTCATCAGCGATATCCACGCCAACATCCACGCCTTGCAAGCCGCCTGGAGGGTGATCCAGGATTCCAGAGTCGATCAGGTCATCGCACTGGGTGATCTGGTGGGTTACGGAGCCAGTCCAGCAGAGTGCATTGAGTTTGTGCGCAACCACAACGTCACCTGCGGTCTGGGAAGCAGCGACCTGCGGGTCAGCTTTGAAGGCGTCGCCAAAGCCGAGCGACGCAAAGGCATCTCCGAAGAGGTTCTGGAATGGACCCGGGGTGTGCTCTCCAAAGACGACAAGCTGTACCTGCAATCCTTCAGCCCCACTGGAAGACTGATGACCCCATACGGACGCTTGCGTTATTGTCATGGCAGCCCCTTGAGTCCAGAAGGACGCCTTGACCTCTCACAGGGCACCAAAACCCTAGAAGACATGCTCACCTCGCTGAATTGCAAGATTCTGGTCTGCGGCGGAAGCCACATCCCCATGGTGCGTGAACTGCGCAACGGTGGATACGTGGTGGATCCTGGATCGGTGGGCCTCACCCTCAACCGTGAGCCCGGAGCAGACGTGTGCATCATGGACATCGGTGAACAGGAAGTCAAAATCAAAATGCACAAAGTGGTGTATGACTTCCATGCTGCAGCTTTCGACATCCTTGCCTGGAACCTGCCACCGGTGCTGGTTCAAGTGATTCAGACCGGAAAATTTTCTTAA
- a CDS encoding aspartate kinase, with amino-acid sequence MIIMKFGGTLMGSAQAIQHSASLVAHSVQQGEKVVAVVSAMSGVTDTLIKVAGSAENGDIAFANDELALLRNRHLNTAHELGAAPDSHTVLEIRELLETLRQTVVGVYLLRELSPRSRDLIVSFGERLSAPLMAIALQQLGVHAHNLTGGQAGILTDQHFGNARPLPEAFDRIPARLEGLFGADITPVVAGFIGETREGAITTLGRGGTDYTATIIGAALKADEVWAWKDVDGVMTTDPRMVPEAQNIQHLSYAEIMELAFFGAKVLHPLAVTPLQEHAIPLRVKSAADPAFAGTLITGKAVRNRPVKAVTAIRQVSIITVGGALVGVPETVAEIFDTLAKAQIPVLMISQSSSMANVSLVIQNAYAKKAMAELKAAFAKADLVRDFEFTENVAVVAIVGEGMRGARGIAAKLFSALAEEGINLLMISQGSSEFNISLAIEDRDVAKAVQAAHKAFDLEKAD; translated from the coding sequence ATGATTATCATGAAATTTGGTGGCACGCTGATGGGTTCAGCGCAGGCCATCCAACACTCGGCAAGTCTGGTGGCCCACTCCGTCCAGCAAGGTGAGAAAGTGGTGGCTGTGGTTTCGGCCATGTCCGGTGTCACCGACACCCTGATCAAAGTGGCTGGCAGTGCTGAAAATGGCGACATCGCTTTTGCCAACGATGAACTGGCCCTGCTCAGAAACCGCCACCTCAACACCGCACATGAACTGGGTGCTGCTCCTGACAGCCACACGGTGCTGGAAATCCGCGAACTGCTGGAAACCCTGCGCCAGACCGTGGTGGGTGTGTACCTGCTCCGCGAACTCAGCCCCAGAAGCCGTGACCTGATCGTGTCTTTCGGAGAGCGCCTTTCTGCCCCTCTGATGGCCATTGCCCTGCAACAACTTGGGGTTCACGCCCACAACCTGACTGGCGGACAGGCAGGCATCCTCACCGATCAGCACTTTGGCAACGCCAGACCCCTTCCAGAGGCTTTTGACCGCATTCCGGCCCGTCTGGAAGGCCTCTTTGGTGCAGACATCACCCCGGTGGTTGCTGGCTTCATTGGTGAAACCAGAGAAGGTGCCATCACCACCCTTGGACGTGGTGGCACCGACTACACCGCCACCATCATCGGAGCTGCCCTCAAAGCAGACGAAGTGTGGGCCTGGAAAGATGTGGATGGGGTCATGACCACCGATCCCCGCATGGTCCCTGAAGCCCAGAACATCCAGCACCTGTCTTACGCCGAAATCATGGAACTTGCCTTCTTCGGGGCCAAAGTGCTGCACCCTCTGGCTGTGACCCCTCTGCAAGAGCATGCCATCCCCCTGCGTGTGAAGAGTGCTGCTGATCCTGCCTTTGCTGGCACCCTGATCACAGGCAAGGCTGTGCGCAACAGACCCGTCAAAGCCGTGACCGCCATCCGTCAGGTGTCCATCATCACCGTTGGAGGTGCTCTGGTCGGTGTGCCTGAAACCGTCGCTGAAATCTTTGACACGCTGGCCAAAGCCCAGATTCCGGTCCTGATGATCTCCCAGAGCTCCAGCATGGCCAACGTGTCTCTGGTGATCCAGAATGCTTACGCCAAGAAAGCCATGGCTGAACTGAAAGCCGCTTTTGCCAAAGCCGATCTGGTGCGCGACTTCGAATTCACAGAAAATGTGGCCGTGGTGGCCATCGTGGGTGAAGGCATGCGCGGTGCACGTGGCATTGCAGCCAAACTGTTCTCTGCTCTGGCAGAGGAAGGCATCAACCTGCTGATGATCTCTCAGGGTTCCTCAGAGTTCAACATTTCTCTGGCCATTGAGGACCGTGATGTGGCCAAGGCTGTTCAAGCTGCCCACAAGGCATTTGATCTGGAAAAAGCCGACTGA
- the pdxT gene encoding pyridoxal 5'-phosphate synthase glutaminase subunit PdxT, which produces MKIGVLALQGAFREHRQMLEKLGAEVTEVRLPKHLEGLQGLVIPGGESTTMGKLMMDYDLKDPIQRFHQNGGALFGTCAGAILLATEIEGQPKHMTGKQPSLELLDVTVARNAFGRQVDSFKEPLDIQGLEGHFDAVFIRAPVITRVGEGVEVLCEHQGQVVLVRSGRLMAASFHPELTLDPRVHELFLKTCVGL; this is translated from the coding sequence ATGAAAATTGGCGTGCTGGCCCTGCAAGGGGCATTCCGTGAACACAGACAGATGCTGGAAAAATTGGGCGCAGAGGTCACCGAAGTGCGCCTTCCCAAGCATCTGGAGGGTTTGCAAGGCTTGGTGATTCCCGGAGGGGAATCCACCACCATGGGCAAACTGATGATGGATTATGATCTCAAAGACCCCATCCAGAGGTTTCACCAGAACGGTGGAGCCCTTTTTGGCACCTGTGCCGGAGCCATCCTGTTGGCCACCGAAATTGAAGGTCAACCCAAGCACATGACGGGCAAACAGCCTTCTCTGGAGTTGCTGGATGTGACGGTGGCCCGCAATGCCTTTGGGCGGCAGGTGGACTCTTTCAAAGAGCCTCTGGACATTCAGGGTCTGGAAGGCCATTTTGATGCGGTGTTCATCCGTGCCCCCGTGATCACCCGGGTGGGAGAGGGCGTAGAGGTGCTTTGTGAGCATCAAGGACAGGTGGTGCTGGTGCGCTCGGGCCGTCTGATGGCTGCCAGTTTCCATCCTGAATTGACCCTTGATCCGAGGGTGCACGAACTGTTCCTCAAAACCTGTGTGGGGCTGTAA
- the pdxS gene encoding pyridoxal 5'-phosphate synthase lyase subunit PdxS: MPDMEKGTLPIKTGFAEMFKGGVIMDVVTPEQAIIAEQAGATAVMALERVPADIRVAGGVARMSDPKMIKGIIEAVSIPVMAKVRIGHFVEAQILQALGVDFIDESEVLTPADESFHIFKHDFKVPFVCGAKNLGEALRRIGEGAAMIRTKGEAGTGNVVEAVRHARTVLGEIRAIQTKPVEELMTVARDLQAPYELVRYIHEHGKLPVVNFAAGGVATPADAALMMQLGLDGVFVGSGIFKSDNPEKRAKAIVKSVTHFNDPDVLAEVSEDLGAPMTGIGIDELIESEKMAKRGW; encoded by the coding sequence ATGCCAGACATGGAGAAAGGTACATTACCCATCAAAACCGGTTTCGCAGAAATGTTCAAAGGCGGCGTGATCATGGATGTGGTCACCCCCGAGCAGGCCATCATCGCCGAGCAGGCCGGAGCCACTGCCGTCATGGCCCTTGAGCGTGTTCCTGCAGACATTCGCGTGGCCGGAGGCGTGGCCCGCATGAGCGATCCCAAAATGATCAAAGGCATCATCGAAGCGGTGTCCATCCCTGTGATGGCCAAAGTGCGCATCGGTCATTTTGTGGAAGCCCAGATCCTGCAGGCCCTCGGTGTGGACTTCATCGACGAGTCTGAAGTGCTGACCCCTGCCGATGAGTCTTTCCACATCTTCAAGCACGACTTCAAAGTGCCTTTTGTGTGCGGAGCCAAAAACCTCGGTGAAGCCCTGCGCCGCATTGGTGAAGGTGCTGCCATGATCCGCACCAAAGGTGAAGCTGGAACCGGCAACGTGGTGGAAGCCGTGCGCCATGCCCGCACCGTGCTCGGAGAAATCCGCGCCATCCAGACCAAGCCCGTCGAAGAACTCATGACCGTGGCCCGAGACCTGCAAGCCCCTTACGAACTGGTGCGCTACATTCACGAGCACGGCAAACTGCCTGTGGTGAACTTCGCTGCCGGTGGAGTGGCCACCCCAGCAGATGCAGCCCTGATGATGCAACTGGGTCTGGACGGTGTGTTCGTGGGCTCTGGCATCTTCAAGTCTGACAACCCCGAGAAGCGCGCCAAAGCCATCGTGAAGTCGGTCACCCACTTCAATGATCCCGATGTGCTGGCCGAAGTCAGCGAAGACCTCGGTGCCCCCATGACCGGCATCGGCATTGATGAGCTGATCGAATCTGAAAAAATGGCCAAACGCGGCTGGTAA
- a CDS encoding response regulator transcription factor gives MQRILLVDDEEQILQLLEMFLEMNGYKPALAFSSQDALKQVSGSAFDLAILDVCLEDGNGFDLARKIKAEHPKLPIVFLTGLSAESDRATGLSIGNAYLVKPFQPDVLLNVIQQQISGSPA, from the coding sequence ATGCAACGCATTTTGCTGGTCGATGATGAAGAACAAATTTTACAACTGCTGGAAATGTTCCTGGAGATGAACGGGTACAAGCCAGCACTGGCCTTTTCAAGCCAAGACGCCTTGAAGCAGGTCTCTGGATCTGCGTTTGATCTTGCCATTCTGGATGTGTGTCTGGAAGATGGCAATGGTTTTGATCTGGCCCGCAAAATCAAGGCAGAACACCCCAAGCTGCCCATCGTCTTTCTGACCGGACTGAGTGCCGAATCCGACCGTGCAACCGGACTCAGCATTGGCAATGCCTATCTGGTCAAACCTTTCCAGCCGGATGTGCTTTTAAATGTCATCCAGCAACAGATCTCGGGCTCTCCAGCCTAA
- a CDS encoding peptidoglycan DD-metalloendopeptidase family protein, producing MKSFSNTARRITAAAIALLLQQAVATPLVFPYHFRTASKTITVKSVESTVERGSAIVRIRPGDSLTQIADDYGVRVKSIMWATGIKNDRLKPGMLVRVPIVAVVENSITKLPPGVTVHEVQAGDTLTTIAQRYGLSIIELISANPYTSSLDRMKEGDRLMIPSAQRGLIVRVKPGQDLVSISEFYGVDVGQVAKANNVTLPSDVAEGDYVLLPGVMAEGTLEALNDRRQREIENRKKREMLERYQRYLVFVKRKKQLQYERYLAYLEEKKERKAREAAEAARQEIIAREQAKKSAALAARRAEQERLEAKQAQQARAARRTTASNKVVRTSYDSKSVANTGFQWPMRGFTITSGYGRRGFWIGSSNFHTGIDLGASTGTPIYAASSGRVTASGWGSYGINVFVSNGNMRVIYGHMSRTAVSVGQTVDRGDLLGYVGCTGICTGPHLHFEVQVNGQHVNPYNYLP from the coding sequence TTGAAGTCATTTTCGAACACCGCCCGTCGAATCACGGCGGCCGCGATAGCTTTACTGCTTCAGCAGGCGGTTGCAACACCTCTGGTGTTCCCCTATCACTTCCGCACTGCATCCAAAACCATCACCGTCAAATCTGTGGAATCCACGGTAGAACGTGGCTCTGCCATTGTGCGCATTCGCCCCGGAGATTCCCTCACCCAAATCGCAGACGACTATGGTGTGCGTGTCAAATCCATCATGTGGGCCACAGGCATCAAAAACGATCGCCTGAAACCTGGCATGCTGGTGCGCGTTCCCATTGTGGCTGTGGTCGAAAACAGCATCACCAAACTGCCGCCCGGCGTGACCGTGCATGAAGTGCAAGCAGGGGACACCCTGACCACCATCGCACAACGTTACGGGCTTTCGATCATTGAACTGATCAGTGCCAACCCCTACACCAGCAGTCTGGACCGCATGAAAGAAGGGGACCGCCTGATGATCCCCAGTGCCCAGAGGGGCCTGATTGTGCGGGTCAAACCCGGTCAGGATCTGGTGTCCATCTCTGAATTTTATGGTGTGGATGTGGGTCAGGTCGCCAAGGCTAACAACGTGACCCTGCCTTCTGATGTTGCAGAAGGGGATTACGTGCTGTTGCCCGGTGTGATGGCAGAAGGCACCTTGGAAGCGCTCAATGACCGCCGTCAGCGTGAAATCGAAAACCGCAAAAAGCGTGAAATGCTTGAACGTTACCAGCGTTATCTGGTTTTCGTGAAACGCAAAAAGCAGTTGCAATACGAGCGTTATCTGGCTTACCTCGAAGAGAAAAAAGAGCGCAAAGCCCGAGAAGCTGCCGAAGCTGCACGCCAGGAAATCATTGCCCGCGAACAGGCCAAAAAGTCTGCTGCTCTGGCAGCACGCCGTGCAGAACAGGAACGTCTGGAAGCCAAACAGGCCCAGCAAGCCCGAGCTGCACGCCGCACCACCGCCAGCAACAAAGTGGTTCGCACCTCATACGACTCCAAATCGGTGGCCAACACAGGTTTCCAGTGGCCCATGCGGGGTTTCACGATCACCAGTGGTTATGGCAGACGCGGTTTCTGGATCGGTTCCAGCAATTTCCACACTGGAATTGACCTCGGAGCCTCCACAGGAACGCCCATCTATGCTGCCTCATCTGGGCGGGTCACCGCTTCAGGTTGGGGAAGTTACGGCATCAATGTGTTTGTCTCAAATGGTAACATGAGGGTCATCTATGGTCACATGAGCCGCACTGCTGTCAGTGTCGGACAAACCGTGGACCGTGGAGATTTGCTCGGGTACGTGGGCTGTACGGGGATTTGCACCGGTCCTCACTTGCACTTCGAAGTTCAGGTGAATGGGCAGCACGTCAATCCTTACAACTACCTGCCCTGA
- the rho gene encoding transcription termination factor Rho, translating to MKKQPKTDDSLKFQDLQSKLLPELHLLASQVGIDNYRKLKKDELAIAILEKQAEQDGFKLARGFLEISPDGYGFLQDNLLSTESRSVIVSAGLIKQFQLRTGDKILGRARPPRENERYGTLMRVEAVNGLDPLTASRRPKFDDLIPTFPDRQLVLEDPTMDDNLALRVIDLLVPIGLGQRGLIVAPPKAGKTTLMKKIANSIVKNYPEITVMVLLVDERPEEVTDFRESVKGAQVVASTFDEPPQNHVRVAEFVHERARRIVEEGGHVVILLDSITRLARANNLVTPPTGRTLSGGLDSNALHWPKRFLGAARNIRGGGSLTILATALVETGSRMDDVIFEEFKGTGNMELVLSRRLEERRIFPALDILKSGTRKEELLLAPEVLHKMWLLRKVISDMDPAEAMDMLLNRMSKTRNNAEFLSTLASAGS from the coding sequence ATGAAAAAACAGCCCAAAACCGACGACAGCCTGAAATTCCAGGACCTCCAGAGCAAATTGCTGCCTGAATTGCACCTGCTTGCATCTCAGGTGGGCATCGACAATTACCGCAAGCTGAAAAAAGACGAGCTTGCCATCGCCATCCTTGAAAAGCAAGCCGAGCAGGATGGCTTCAAACTCGCCAGAGGCTTTCTGGAGATTTCGCCGGACGGGTACGGTTTTCTGCAGGACAACCTCCTGTCCACCGAATCCCGCAGTGTGATTGTCAGTGCTGGCCTGATCAAGCAATTTCAGCTTCGCACCGGAGACAAAATCCTCGGGCGTGCCCGTCCCCCCAGAGAAAACGAGCGTTACGGCACCCTGATGCGCGTGGAGGCCGTCAACGGTCTGGATCCCCTGACCGCTTCCCGCCGTCCCAAATTTGACGACCTGATCCCCACTTTCCCGGACCGACAGTTGGTGCTGGAAGACCCCACCATGGACGACAACCTTGCCCTCAGGGTGATTGACCTACTGGTGCCCATTGGTCTCGGTCAGCGTGGTCTGATTGTGGCTCCGCCCAAGGCCGGTAAAACCACCCTGATGAAGAAAATCGCCAACAGCATTGTGAAAAACTATCCGGAAATCACCGTGATGGTGTTGCTGGTCGATGAGCGCCCCGAGGAGGTCACCGACTTCCGTGAATCTGTGAAAGGTGCCCAGGTGGTGGCCTCCACCTTCGATGAGCCCCCACAAAACCACGTGCGGGTTGCAGAATTTGTTCATGAGCGTGCACGCCGCATTGTGGAAGAAGGCGGTCATGTGGTGATCTTGCTGGACTCCATCACCCGTCTCGCTCGCGCCAACAACCTGGTGACCCCACCCACCGGACGCACCCTCTCAGGGGGTCTGGATTCCAACGCTTTGCACTGGCCCAAACGTTTTCTGGGTGCAGCCCGCAACATCCGTGGAGGAGGCAGCCTGACCATTCTGGCCACCGCCCTTGTGGAAACCGGATCCCGCATGGACGATGTGATCTTCGAAGAGTTCAAAGGCACAGGCAACATGGAACTGGTGCTTTCCCGCCGTCTGGAAGAGCGCCGGATTTTCCCTGCTCTGGACATCCTCAAGTCCGGGACCCGCAAAGAAGAACTCCTGCTGGCCCCAGAGGTGCTCCACAAAATGTGGCTGCTCCGCAAAGTCATCAGCGACATGGACCCCGCCGAGGCCATGGACATGCTCCTCAACCGCATGTCCAAAACCCGCAACAATGCGGAATTCCTGTCCACTCTGGCCAGTGCAGGTTCCTGA
- a CDS encoding DHCW motif cupin fold protein, producing MKIENLPFQTTRWEDLSPTEHSAEAGQAFWRTQMFGEVRVRMVEYTPGYVSDHWCKKGHILLVIEGELITELEDGRTFTLTPGMSYQVADQAEAHKSRAPQGAKLFIVD from the coding sequence GTGAAAATCGAAAATTTGCCCTTTCAAACCACCAGATGGGAAGACCTCTCCCCCACCGAACATTCTGCAGAGGCAGGCCAGGCCTTCTGGAGAACCCAGATGTTTGGAGAGGTGCGCGTGCGGATGGTGGAATACACCCCCGGCTATGTTTCTGACCACTGGTGCAAAAAAGGCCACATCTTGCTGGTCATCGAAGGTGAACTCATCACCGAGCTTGAAGATGGTCGCACCTTCACCCTGACCCCGGGCATGAGCTATCAGGTGGCCGATCAGGCAGAAGCGCACAAGTCCCGAGCGCCACAGGGAGCGAAATTGTTCATCGTGGACTAG
- the ileS gene encoding isoleucine--tRNA ligase, translated as MFKPVESNPSFPRLEEGVLKFWQEKEVFKKTVEDPSKPTYSFFEGPPTANGTPGIHHVQARAYKDLFPRFKTMQGYHVPRKAGWDTHGLPVELGVEKRIGLGSKREVEEYGIAKFNEECRDSVFVFEDKWREFTERMGYWLDLDNPYMTLNKDYIESIWWSLKELNSKGLLYKGFRVAPYCPKDGTTLSNAEVSEGYKDIQDPSIYLTFDLKEPDALGLPEGSAFLVWTTTPWTIPYNVGVAIHPEFEYVAAKDEAGKVVILAASLKNKVLGEESEVVKTFKGSELERIAYSAPYSEAYEAEGEGKPVWFSGLDTYVSDSDGTGIVHTAPAFGEDDLRLARNYGFPVIVGVDNEGKHRFGPWQGVFFRDANSQINRDLKEKGFLWKLQNFNHSYPHCWRCGTPLMYYATESWFIANTKYRERLIELNQTIGWHPEHIKNGRYGGWLENLVDWNLSRNRFWGTPLPVWETESGKNYVVGSYAELAELSRGAVDPNSPDFDPHRPFVDDIVLYHPESGEPMKRVPYVIDVWYDSGAMPFAQYHYPFENKEVFNERYPADFISEAIDQTRGWFNTLHQIGTMLFDSVTYKDVICCGHILDEKGFKMSKSKGNIVDPWEMFSSFGADAVRWYMYTSAPPELSRRFGPGLVGEALRNYLLTLWNTYSFFVMYANLDQPDLKNAPAVQDRPEVDRWMIAQLQEVIEKVTQSLDGYDPTTAGRLIQEFVVEDLSNWYVRRNRRRFWKSDGVDLAAYATLHEALVTVTHLTAPFTPFIAEVLYQNLVLSVNSDAPESVHLASWPKADAGLKNSQLVDEMNAVIRVVALGRAVRGQNNIKNRQPLPKVLLRARSKDQTASLGRFAEQIKEELNVKEVELLDQYADLVQYTLKPNLPVVGKKVGKQVPLLKKALDQADASYVARMVRDNLAFEVEADGVRFELQPNEVLVDAKSPEGYAALEDQGYLVAFDTQISRELELEGLMRDIVRSVQNARKDAGLEVSDRIKLTLNFSGDMLEAAQAFKDTISEETLSVDVAFSDDLSGFVAEVEGGKLSVIKA; from the coding sequence ATGTTTAAACCCGTAGAATCCAACCCCAGTTTCCCCAGACTTGAAGAAGGTGTCCTCAAGTTCTGGCAGGAAAAAGAAGTCTTCAAAAAAACCGTTGAAGACCCCAGCAAGCCCACTTACTCCTTCTTTGAAGGGCCACCCACCGCAAACGGCACCCCCGGCATCCACCACGTGCAGGCCCGGGCGTACAAGGACCTGTTTCCCCGGTTCAAGACCATGCAGGGCTACCATGTCCCCCGCAAAGCCGGATGGGACACCCACGGTCTGCCGGTCGAGTTGGGCGTGGAAAAACGCATCGGTCTGGGTTCCAAACGCGAAGTGGAAGAATACGGCATCGCCAAATTCAATGAGGAATGCCGCGACAGCGTGTTTGTCTTCGAGGACAAATGGCGCGAATTCACCGAGCGGATGGGTTACTGGCTGGACCTTGACAACCCCTACATGACCCTGAACAAGGACTACATCGAGTCGATCTGGTGGTCCTTAAAAGAACTGAACAGCAAGGGCCTGCTGTACAAGGGCTTCCGTGTGGCCCCCTACTGCCCCAAAGACGGCACCACCCTCTCCAACGCCGAGGTGAGCGAGGGCTACAAAGACATTCAGGACCCCTCCATCTACCTGACTTTTGACCTGAAAGAACCCGATGCTCTGGGCCTGCCCGAGGGCTCGGCTTTTCTGGTCTGGACCACCACCCCTTGGACCATTCCTTACAACGTGGGCGTGGCCATCCACCCCGAGTTTGAATATGTGGCCGCCAAAGATGAGGCTGGAAAAGTGGTCATTCTGGCGGCCAGCCTGAAAAACAAAGTGCTGGGCGAAGAATCCGAAGTGGTCAAAACCTTCAAAGGTTCTGAACTGGAGCGCATTGCTTACAGTGCACCTTACTCTGAAGCTTACGAAGCAGAAGGAGAAGGCAAGCCTGTGTGGTTCTCGGGTCTGGACACCTACGTTTCAGACAGCGACGGTACCGGCATCGTTCACACCGCACCTGCGTTCGGTGAGGACGACTTGCGTCTGGCCCGCAACTACGGATTCCCGGTCATTGTGGGTGTGGACAACGAAGGCAAACACCGCTTTGGTCCATGGCAGGGGGTGTTCTTCCGGGACGCCAACAGCCAGATCAATCGTGATCTGAAAGAGAAAGGCTTCCTGTGGAAATTGCAGAACTTCAACCACAGTTACCCCCACTGTTGGAGGTGCGGTACGCCCCTGATGTACTACGCCACCGAAAGCTGGTTCATCGCCAACACCAAGTACCGTGAGCGCCTGATCGAGCTGAACCAGACCATCGGATGGCACCCCGAGCACATCAAAAATGGCCGTTACGGCGGATGGCTGGAAAACCTCGTGGACTGGAACCTCTCCAGAAACCGTTTCTGGGGCACTCCCCTGCCGGTCTGGGAAACCGAATCCGGCAAGAATTACGTGGTGGGCAGCTACGCTGAATTGGCCGAACTGTCCAGAGGTGCCGTGGATCCCAACAGCCCGGACTTCGATCCCCACCGTCCTTTTGTGGACGACATCGTGCTGTACCACCCCGAGTCGGGCGAACCCATGAAGCGCGTCCCTTACGTGATTGATGTGTGGTACGACTCTGGAGCCATGCCTTTTGCCCAGTACCACTATCCTTTTGAGAACAAAGAAGTTTTCAATGAGCGTTACCCCGCAGACTTCATCTCGGAGGCCATCGACCAGACCCGTGGCTGGTTCAACACCCTGCACCAGATCGGCACCATGCTGTTTGATTCGGTGACCTACAAGGACGTGATCTGCTGCGGCCACATCCTCGATGAAAAGGGCTTCAAGATGTCCAAGAGCAAAGGGAACATCGTGGACCCGTGGGAGATGTTCTCCAGCTTTGGTGCCGACGCGGTGCGCTGGTACATGTACACCTCTGCCCCACCCGAGCTTTCCCGCCGTTTCGGTCCGGGTCTGGTGGGAGAAGCCTTGCGCAATTACCTGCTGACCCTCTGGAACACCTACAGCTTCTTTGTGATGTACGCCAATCTGGACCAGCCTGACCTGAAAAATGCACCTGCCGTTCAGGACCGCCCCGAGGTGGACCGCTGGATGATCGCGCAACTGCAAGAGGTGATCGAGAAGGTCACCCAGTCTCTGGACGGGTACGACCCCACCACCGCTGGACGCCTGATTCAGGAATTTGTGGTCGAGGACCTCTCCAACTGGTACGTGCGCCGCAACCGCCGCCGTTTCTGGAAGTCGGACGGCGTGGACCTTGCCGCTTATGCCACCTTGCATGAGGCTCTGGTGACCGTGACCCACCTGACCGCCCCCTTCACCCCCTTCATCGCAGAGGTGCTGTACCAGAACCTTGTGCTGTCCGTGAACAGTGACGCTCCAGAGTCCGTGCACCTTGCAAGCTGGCCCAAAGCCGATGCAGGCCTGAAGAACAGCCAGCTCGTGGACGAAATGAACGCTGTGATCCGCGTGGTGGCTCTGGGCCGTGCGGTGCGGGGTCAGAACAACATCAAGAACCGCCAGCCCCTGCCCAAAGTGCTGCTGCGTGCCAGAAGCAAAGACCAGACCGCCTCTCTGGGCCGTTTTGCCGAGCAGATCAAAGAAGAACTGAACGTCAAAGAGGTCGAGTTGCTGGACCAGTACGCCGACCTCGTGCAGTACACCCTGAAACCCAACTTGCCTGTGGTGGGCAAGAAGGTGGGCAAACAGGTGCCACTGCTGAAAAAAGCCCTCGATCAGGCGGACGCCAGTTACGTGGCCCGCATGGTCCGGGACAACCTCGCCTTTGAAGTGGAGGCCGATGGGGTGCGCTTTGAACTGCAACCCAACGAGGTTCTGGTCGATGCCAAATCCCCAGAGGGTTACGCTGCTCTGGAAGATCAGGGCTATCTGGTGGCATTTGACACCCAGATCTCCCGCGAACTGGAACTGGAAGGCCTGATGCGTGACATCGTGCGGAGTGTACAGAACGCACGCAAAGACGCTGGGCTGGAAGTCTCTGACCGCATCAAACTGACCCTGAATTTCTCTGGAGACATGCTGGAAGCTGCTCAAGCCTTCAAAGACACCATCTCAGAAGAAACCCTCTCGGTGGACGTGGCTTTCTCTGACGACCTCTCTGGCTTTGTCGCCGAGGTTGAAGGGGGCAAACTCTCGGTGATCAAAGCTTGA